One Microlunatus soli genomic window carries:
- a CDS encoding DUF2510 domain-containing protein, translating into MPQPGWYPDPDRTPGRYRFWTGTAWSDRTTFEPPAGAGQPSAGPRPARSRRGMLIVIAAVLVVLVVVVISVVAVSRHRAVVGEPTNVPSSTVSGWDDSSPYPSAPPTNSASPSADNSVEPVPSAHPEACDQYVPGSPPDQASDDRVSGGRLSFAKLPADWQGPDPVSRFPFSRGSMYQHQALPEELSWEASAYVGTSTYPEHSDLDRASNQLLQCVATSDFYTSVDVKITENSAKSITIGGKRGVQRDALLRFEHPDLKTTGSRLRIILVQTYPMSYYFQAVPKERTDLIKELDAATASLMVE; encoded by the coding sequence GTGCCTCAGCCAGGTTGGTATCCCGATCCGGACCGGACCCCCGGTCGCTACCGATTCTGGACCGGTACGGCGTGGTCGGACCGGACGACCTTCGAACCGCCCGCCGGTGCCGGGCAACCCTCCGCCGGACCGCGACCGGCTCGTTCCCGTCGCGGGATGCTGATCGTGATCGCGGCCGTGCTGGTCGTTCTGGTGGTCGTGGTGATCTCCGTCGTCGCGGTGTCCCGGCACCGGGCCGTCGTCGGAGAACCCACCAACGTCCCCAGCTCGACGGTCAGCGGATGGGACGATTCGAGCCCGTACCCGTCGGCCCCGCCGACCAACTCTGCCAGTCCGAGTGCCGACAATTCCGTCGAGCCGGTGCCGTCCGCACACCCCGAGGCCTGCGATCAGTACGTCCCCGGCTCGCCGCCGGACCAGGCCTCTGACGATCGGGTGTCCGGCGGCCGGTTGTCCTTCGCCAAGCTGCCCGCCGACTGGCAGGGTCCCGACCCGGTCTCCCGGTTCCCGTTCAGCCGCGGATCGATGTACCAGCATCAAGCGCTGCCGGAGGAGTTGAGCTGGGAGGCCAGCGCCTACGTCGGCACCAGCACCTATCCCGAGCACAGTGATCTTGATCGGGCCAGCAACCAGCTGCTGCAATGCGTGGCCACCAGCGACTTCTACACCAGCGTCGACGTCAAGATCACCGAGAACAGTGCGAAGTCGATCACGATCGGCGGGAAGCGCGGCGTGCAACGCGACGCCCTGCTGCGCTTCGAACATCCGGACCTGAAGACCACCGGCTCGCGTCTGCGAATCATCCTGGTACAGACCTATCCGATGAGCTACTACTTCCAGGCGGTCCCGAAGGAACGCACCGATCTGATCAAGGAACTCGACGCCGCAACCGCCTCTCTGATGGTCGAGTAG
- a CDS encoding TetR/AcrR family transcriptional regulator: MTTRREPAGAAVLQESVTVAISAAMFDQLAEGGYARMSMEAVARSAGVGKAAVYRRWPSKQAMVVDLIGAATQDYLPEVPDTGSLVGDARGFLELIHAQVADPRIRRIALDVLVETSRNRDLEAALHDVVDRPRRIAASTVLTRAIDRGELAADIDLELGLDLLIAPLLIRLVRRREPMNDAELGRLTDVIVAGLRAV; encoded by the coding sequence ATGACGACCAGGCGGGAACCGGCAGGAGCTGCGGTGCTCCAAGAGTCTGTGACGGTCGCGATCAGCGCCGCCATGTTCGACCAGCTGGCGGAGGGCGGCTACGCCCGGATGTCGATGGAGGCGGTCGCCCGCTCGGCGGGCGTCGGCAAGGCCGCGGTGTATCGTCGCTGGCCGTCCAAACAAGCCATGGTGGTCGACCTGATCGGCGCCGCGACACAGGATTATCTGCCCGAGGTTCCGGACACCGGCTCGCTGGTCGGCGACGCCCGCGGCTTTCTGGAGCTGATCCACGCGCAGGTCGCCGATCCACGGATCCGACGGATCGCCCTCGACGTCCTGGTCGAGACCAGCCGCAACCGCGACCTCGAGGCCGCCCTGCACGACGTGGTCGACCGGCCGCGTCGGATCGCGGCGTCGACGGTTCTGACCCGCGCGATCGATCGGGGTGAACTCGCCGCCGACATCGATCTCGAGCTCGGTCTCGACCTGTTGATCGCGCCGCTGCTGATCCGACTGGTCCGCCGTCGCGAGCCGATGAACGACGCCGAGCTCGGTCGGCTGACCGACGTGATCGTTGCCGGGCTGCGGGCCGTCTGA
- a CDS encoding N-acyl homoserine lactonase family protein: MKIYPLRIGRTKVPYGQFYGGLQGFSLADFAADKDHFIWVPIHAYLIDHPTVGPVLVDTGISAAQTAHVDYYAGSIMEHVMDVDEYALPADQTITAQLGLLGYQPGDIRAVIITHFHEDHIGELNLFAHAPVYLGAAEYAARNDRLLGLVPLAYPPSIAAVSDWRPLDFTGPGIGGFAGSADLFGDRSVIALPTPGHSPGSTSVLVDQRFLLTGDAMYTIRHLAVDQVRAIQVGDESQYVDSIRRIHWLRRAVPELIILTAHDHTDYGTRMISGLATGELADADLAWAKAYEVATFDEMANLNPARLPRFVPACRAGEVGHAA, translated from the coding sequence ATGAAGATCTATCCGCTGCGCATCGGCCGCACCAAGGTCCCGTACGGTCAGTTCTACGGCGGCCTGCAGGGATTCTCACTCGCCGATTTCGCCGCCGACAAGGACCACTTCATCTGGGTTCCGATCCATGCCTACCTGATCGATCACCCGACCGTCGGCCCTGTCCTGGTCGACACCGGAATCAGCGCCGCGCAGACGGCGCACGTCGACTACTACGCCGGATCGATCATGGAACATGTGATGGACGTCGACGAGTACGCGCTGCCGGCGGACCAGACCATCACCGCCCAGCTGGGTCTGTTGGGCTACCAGCCCGGTGACATCCGCGCCGTGATCATCACCCATTTCCACGAGGACCACATCGGCGAGCTGAACCTCTTCGCGCATGCTCCGGTCTACCTGGGCGCAGCGGAATACGCGGCCAGGAACGATCGCCTCCTCGGTCTGGTGCCGCTGGCCTACCCACCGTCGATCGCGGCCGTCAGCGATTGGCGACCACTCGATTTCACCGGTCCCGGCATCGGCGGATTCGCCGGCTCGGCTGATCTGTTCGGCGACCGGAGCGTGATCGCGTTGCCGACCCCCGGCCACAGCCCGGGCAGCACCAGTGTGCTGGTGGATCAACGGTTCTTGCTCACCGGTGACGCGATGTACACGATCCGGCACCTTGCCGTCGACCAGGTCCGGGCGATCCAAGTGGGCGATGAGTCGCAGTACGTCGACTCGATCCGTCGCATCCATTGGCTCCGGCGAGCGGTACCGGAGTTGATCATCCTGACCGCACACGATCACACCGACTACGGCACCCGGATGATCTCTGGTCTTGCCACCGGAGAGCTGGCCGACGCAGATCTGGCCTGGGCCAAGGCCTACGAGGTCGCGACCTTCGACGAGATGGCGAACCTGAATCCGGCCCGCCTCCCACGGTTCGTTCCGGCGTGCCGCGCCGGTGAGGTCGGCCACGCCGCCTAG
- a CDS encoding aldo/keto reductase: MQRNTLGKTGLSVTPLCIGTSPLGNFPAQYGYEVAAEQAISTIKRSLAGPLNFIDTSNNYGEGESERRIGRAIAEVGGLPDDYLLATKVDPLPGSDDFSGDRVRASVEESLQRLGQDHLQLVYLHDPERISFAEATAPGGCVEALTELRSQGVIDFIGVAGGPIDLERQYVALDVFDVVLSHNRYTLVDSSADPLIDDAVDRGMAFVNAAPYGGGMLVRGPRAVPNYCYQPASPETIARVERIEECCQRADVPLAAAAVQFSLRDPRVTSTVVGMSSPERIEQTLQLADWPIPDDVWVELDKLAAPGRDGVGLA, translated from the coding sequence ATGCAACGAAACACCCTCGGAAAGACCGGCCTCTCCGTCACGCCGCTGTGCATCGGCACCAGCCCGCTGGGCAACTTCCCCGCACAGTACGGCTACGAAGTCGCTGCCGAGCAGGCGATCTCGACGATCAAGCGTTCCCTGGCCGGTCCGCTGAACTTCATCGACACCTCGAACAACTACGGCGAGGGGGAGAGCGAACGGCGGATCGGACGCGCGATCGCCGAGGTCGGCGGACTGCCGGACGACTATCTGCTGGCCACCAAGGTGGATCCGCTGCCGGGCAGCGACGACTTCTCCGGTGACCGGGTGCGGGCGTCGGTGGAGGAGAGCCTGCAGCGCCTCGGGCAAGATCATCTGCAACTGGTCTACCTGCACGATCCCGAACGGATCAGCTTTGCCGAAGCAACGGCACCGGGCGGTTGCGTCGAGGCATTGACCGAGCTGCGCAGCCAGGGTGTGATCGACTTCATCGGGGTGGCCGGAGGGCCGATCGACCTGGAACGACAGTACGTCGCCCTGGACGTGTTCGACGTCGTCCTGAGCCACAATCGCTACACCTTGGTCGATTCCTCGGCAGATCCGCTGATCGACGACGCGGTGGATCGCGGAATGGCGTTCGTCAATGCCGCCCCGTACGGCGGTGGGATGTTGGTGCGCGGGCCGCGCGCCGTACCGAACTATTGCTACCAACCGGCCTCTCCGGAAACCATCGCGCGCGTCGAACGGATCGAAGAGTGCTGTCAGCGGGCCGATGTCCCGCTGGCCGCCGCGGCCGTACAGTTCTCACTCCGCGATCCGCGCGTCACATCCACGGTCGTCGGGATGTCCTCCCCCGAACGGATCGAACAGACGCTGCAGCTGGCGGACTGGCCGATCCCCGACGACGTCTGGGTCGAGCTCGACAAGCTCGCCGCGCCAGGTCGGGACGGCGTCGGACTCGCCTGA
- a CDS encoding LacI family DNA-binding transcriptional regulator, with protein MTPTRPEDERRAPVMRDVARLAGVSHQTVSRVLNGSPLVSDEIRHRVETAVEQLGYRRNASARALASRRTMNLGVISIGTSLYGPSVLLFAAAEAARQAGYTTSLLTLADASRGSMRVALDNFTRDFVDGMILIAPVTAAANAVEGMSADVPLVRFEPGLDNGTTMVAVDEVEGARLATRHLLELGHRTVHQVSGPPGWLGTEARLRGWREELAAAGRVAHDPIAGDWSSASGYRAGKHLAQDSDATAVFVANDQTALGVLQALAESGVSVPGDISVVGFDDTPESAFYQPPLTTVRLDFAEVGRRCVGRLLQLINNHELEPQPIVPPELVVRASTAAPAG; from the coding sequence ATGACACCGACCCGCCCCGAGGATGAGCGACGCGCTCCGGTGATGCGCGATGTAGCGCGTCTGGCCGGCGTTTCCCACCAGACGGTGTCGCGAGTCCTGAACGGCAGCCCACTGGTCAGCGACGAGATCCGGCATCGCGTGGAGACCGCGGTCGAGCAGCTCGGATACCGACGAAATGCGTCGGCCCGCGCTCTGGCGTCGCGGCGCACGATGAACCTGGGAGTCATCTCGATCGGTACCTCGCTGTACGGGCCGTCGGTTCTGTTGTTCGCGGCCGCCGAGGCCGCTCGGCAGGCCGGTTACACGACCAGCTTGCTCACTCTTGCCGACGCCAGCCGGGGAAGCATGCGGGTGGCGTTGGACAACTTCACCCGGGACTTCGTCGACGGCATGATCCTGATCGCGCCGGTGACCGCGGCAGCGAATGCTGTCGAGGGGATGAGCGCCGACGTGCCTTTGGTGAGATTCGAGCCTGGCCTCGACAACGGCACCACCATGGTTGCCGTCGACGAGGTCGAAGGTGCACGGTTGGCTACCCGTCATCTGCTCGAGCTCGGGCACCGGACCGTGCACCAGGTCAGCGGTCCGCCCGGCTGGCTCGGTACCGAGGCCCGCCTGCGGGGCTGGCGCGAGGAACTGGCCGCTGCCGGACGGGTGGCGCACGATCCGATCGCCGGCGACTGGAGCTCAGCCTCCGGCTACCGTGCCGGCAAGCACCTGGCACAGGATTCCGACGCGACCGCGGTGTTCGTCGCAAACGACCAGACGGCGTTGGGTGTGCTGCAGGCCCTCGCCGAGTCAGGTGTCTCGGTGCCGGGCGATATCAGTGTCGTCGGGTTCGACGACACCCCGGAGTCGGCCTTCTACCAGCCGCCGTTGACGACCGTACGACTCGACTTCGCCGAGGTCGGGCGGCGGTGCGTCGGTCGGCTCCTGCAGCTGATCAACAACCATGAACTGGAACCCCAACCCATCGTCCCGCCCGAGCTGGTGGTCCGCGCCAGCACCGCAGCTCCCGCTGGGTAG
- a CDS encoding ABC transporter permease encodes MAIKINKMDQPNNAGSSGERRDAEAAGGVRPTVRRLLPRSYLVLVLLAMIIVGFIASPDFLTARNVGNVVSTSAIVAVLAVGQFFVIVTGGIDLSVGSVMALSTVVTALLLRAGVPAGVAVLITLGGCALVGLCNGLSVVWLRIAPFIATLATMIAIEGLSYVIQSTNLISIDNQAFVTVFHDGHLLGVPNPVTIFVLVTLVAAYVARFSTFGRRLYAIGGNREAARLSGLPVSRDLLITYTLSGALAGLAGLLAAAQLLQGSSLIGQGEELSAIAAVVVGGASLAGGRGDPISAVLGTFVITIITNIMNLVGISSQPQLMIQGVVIILAVFLSSAGGVGRISAAVRSLGRHRRSTVREGAAA; translated from the coding sequence ATGGCAATCAAGATCAACAAGATGGACCAACCGAACAATGCAGGGAGCTCCGGTGAGCGGCGAGATGCCGAAGCTGCCGGTGGGGTGCGGCCGACCGTACGGCGCCTTCTCCCGCGCAGCTATCTGGTGTTGGTGCTGCTGGCGATGATCATCGTCGGCTTCATCGCCTCTCCGGACTTCCTCACGGCACGCAACGTCGGCAACGTCGTGTCCACCTCGGCCATCGTCGCGGTCCTGGCGGTAGGGCAGTTCTTCGTGATCGTGACCGGCGGCATCGACCTGTCGGTCGGATCGGTGATGGCGCTGTCGACCGTCGTCACAGCGCTGCTGCTGCGAGCCGGCGTTCCGGCGGGCGTCGCGGTGCTGATCACGTTGGGTGGCTGCGCGCTGGTGGGGTTGTGTAACGGGTTGTCCGTCGTCTGGCTCCGGATAGCGCCCTTCATCGCGACCTTGGCGACCATGATCGCCATCGAAGGGCTGAGCTACGTCATCCAGTCGACCAACCTCATCTCGATCGACAATCAGGCGTTTGTCACGGTCTTCCATGACGGTCACCTGCTCGGCGTGCCCAACCCTGTCACGATCTTCGTCCTGGTGACCCTGGTGGCAGCCTATGTCGCGCGGTTCAGCACCTTCGGGCGACGGCTGTACGCGATCGGCGGCAACCGTGAAGCCGCTCGACTGTCCGGTCTGCCGGTCTCCCGCGACCTCTTGATCACCTACACCCTGTCCGGCGCGCTGGCCGGTCTGGCAGGGCTGTTGGCGGCGGCACAGCTGCTGCAGGGAAGTTCACTGATCGGGCAGGGGGAGGAGCTGAGCGCGATCGCCGCCGTGGTCGTCGGGGGCGCGTCCCTGGCCGGCGGCCGAGGCGACCCGATCAGTGCGGTGCTCGGCACCTTCGTGATCACCATCATCACCAACATCATGAATCTGGTCGGCATCTCGTCCCAGCCGCAACTGATGATCCAGGGCGTCGTGATCATTCTCGCGGTCTTCCTGTCCAGCGCCGGTGGAGTCGGACGGATCTCCGCCGCCGTCCGCTCGCTGGGCCGACACCGACGATCAACCGTCCGGGAAGGAGCCGCCGCCTAG
- a CDS encoding sugar ABC transporter ATP-binding protein, translated as MSIDQPPLVSRGADPGEQRSDPPGLRAERISKAYLGIPALEDVDLEAGRGTIHALAGQNGAGKSTLVKILSGAETPDSGSIAVNGRTVSPGSPLDAQRAGIQTIYQELSLVPSLSVAENILIDGLPRRRVGIDWRETRRRAVDALDRVGLDLDVRAPVGTLSVAEQQGVELAKALHRKADVVLLDEPTSALPPPDVDRLFSLLRRLAADGVTMIYISHRMDELLGLCDDVTVLRDGRRVRSFPIAGSRPEQIVAAMVGGADSGGDEAAVGPADRQRSSSAAASTATRSSTTPDRPLLAAAAGGRPARLSTGATDRVIMTADGLSEGLKFDDVSVELRAGEVLGIVGLVGSGQSEVAGCLAGARRRDAGSVRIDGRPTKLLTPRHAIAEGIGFLPQDRKSQGFIPELSVAANITLASLPMFSRAGARDDRRERRVAAQFADRLGMRISGVGQPMKTLSGGTQQKAILARWMVRSSRILICDEPTRGVDVAAKEDIYELLREFAKDGGAIVLATSEVSEALMCDRVLVMVRGHVVADLSGDEIDPDGRAIIQHFG; from the coding sequence ATGTCAATTGATCAACCGCCGCTGGTCAGCCGCGGGGCGGATCCGGGCGAGCAGCGCTCGGATCCGCCCGGGCTGCGGGCAGAACGGATCTCCAAGGCCTATCTCGGCATCCCGGCACTCGAGGATGTCGATCTTGAAGCCGGCCGCGGGACCATCCATGCACTGGCCGGGCAGAACGGTGCCGGCAAGTCGACCCTGGTCAAGATCCTGTCCGGCGCCGAGACTCCGGACAGCGGGAGTATCGCGGTCAACGGTCGGACCGTCTCCCCGGGCAGTCCGCTCGACGCACAGCGGGCCGGCATCCAGACCATCTACCAGGAACTCAGCCTGGTCCCGTCCTTGTCGGTCGCGGAGAACATCCTGATCGACGGCCTGCCTCGGCGGCGCGTCGGCATCGACTGGCGGGAGACCCGCCGGCGGGCGGTCGACGCGCTCGATCGCGTCGGGCTCGATCTTGATGTGCGTGCTCCGGTGGGCACTCTCAGCGTTGCCGAACAGCAGGGTGTGGAGCTGGCCAAGGCGTTGCATCGCAAGGCCGACGTCGTTCTGCTCGACGAGCCGACCTCGGCCTTGCCACCGCCGGATGTCGATCGGTTGTTCTCACTGCTGCGGCGGCTGGCCGCTGACGGCGTGACGATGATCTACATCTCGCACCGGATGGACGAGCTGCTCGGGCTCTGCGATGACGTCACGGTGCTGCGTGACGGGCGGCGGGTCCGATCGTTCCCGATCGCGGGTAGCCGGCCCGAGCAGATCGTCGCAGCGATGGTCGGCGGGGCGGACTCCGGCGGTGACGAAGCAGCGGTCGGGCCGGCTGACCGGCAGCGATCGTCGAGCGCCGCCGCGTCGACGGCCACTCGCTCCTCGACGACCCCCGATCGGCCGCTGCTGGCGGCAGCCGCCGGCGGACGTCCCGCCCGGCTGAGCACCGGTGCGACCGACCGCGTGATCATGACAGCGGACGGCCTGAGCGAAGGCCTCAAGTTCGATGACGTCAGCGTGGAGCTGCGGGCCGGTGAGGTGCTGGGCATCGTCGGCCTGGTCGGCAGCGGACAGTCGGAGGTCGCCGGCTGCCTCGCCGGAGCGCGGCGACGGGACGCCGGCAGCGTACGGATCGACGGCAGGCCGACGAAGCTGCTCACTCCGCGGCATGCCATCGCCGAGGGGATCGGATTCCTGCCGCAGGATCGCAAATCGCAGGGGTTCATTCCTGAGCTGAGCGTCGCGGCCAACATCACTTTGGCGAGCCTGCCCATGTTCAGCCGGGCGGGAGCCCGGGATGATCGCCGGGAACGCCGGGTGGCCGCGCAGTTCGCCGACCGCCTGGGGATGCGGATCTCGGGTGTCGGACAGCCGATGAAGACGTTGTCCGGAGGCACGCAACAGAAGGCGATTCTCGCACGGTGGATGGTCCGCTCGAGCCGGATCCTGATCTGCGACGAACCGACCCGCGGGGTCGATGTCGCTGCCAAGGAAGACATTTACGAACTACTCCGCGAGTTCGCCAAGGACGGTGGCGCGATCGTGCTGGCCACGTCCGAAGTATCCGAAGCACTGATGTGCGACCGGGTGCTCGTCATGGTGCGCGGCCATGTTGTGGCCGATCTCTCCGGTGACGAGATCGACCCGGACGGCCGAGCCATCATTCAGCACTTCGGGTGA
- a CDS encoding GMC family oxidoreductase has protein sequence MITVTPKKYDVIVVGAGASGAIVASELAQDGLSVLCLDKGAQHETRDFRLKQDEIRYYARGALVPSMKTDPLTWRQDSAGTESLAPWADSPLGTANPLHLPPSLGTGGGSVHWGGACWRFRESEFRMRSTIEERLGAGALPTNHTLVDWPISYADLEPYYDKAEWELGISGRGSNVVDRPELNENPWEPPRARDYPMPPLRRGAADQDFEDACRRLGFHPFRTAAAIASEPFKGRPACTYCGFCHGYPCHIDAKTSTHVAALPAGIASGNLEIRDFCRVYRVNRTSVGDRVTGVSYFDDSGESIEVEADRVVLACYALENARLLLASDINRNGQVGKHLMTHAFGFFMGLTKEPSNPYMGTLVASTSIEDFSGELVHDQDPSVLWGAPIISWPGDYQPIEIAHAIPATAPRWGRGFKDWMRDNYNHIWSMYSQTANIPTTETYVDLDPRRTDPWGQPALRMTHGWGDHDARAVEFLLTKKRAIAREMGLTTWWEETTRPDYHLSTHEVGTHRMGDDPATSVVDRFGRSHECSNLYVIGGGQFPSYHGYNPTETIWALAYLTVDQMLDRPMRTSTIPSERFGIRPTAGGQHVN, from the coding sequence GTGATCACTGTGACTCCCAAGAAGTACGACGTGATTGTCGTCGGCGCCGGCGCATCGGGCGCCATCGTTGCCTCCGAGCTGGCCCAGGACGGGCTTTCGGTGCTCTGCTTGGACAAGGGTGCGCAACACGAGACCCGGGACTTCCGGCTGAAGCAGGACGAGATCCGGTATTACGCTCGTGGTGCGCTGGTCCCGTCGATGAAGACCGACCCGCTCACCTGGCGCCAGGACAGTGCCGGGACCGAGTCCTTGGCACCGTGGGCTGACAGCCCCCTGGGTACGGCGAACCCGCTCCATCTGCCGCCCTCGTTGGGAACCGGCGGCGGATCGGTGCATTGGGGTGGCGCCTGCTGGCGTTTCCGGGAAAGCGAGTTCCGGATGCGCAGCACCATCGAGGAACGGCTCGGCGCCGGTGCGTTGCCGACGAACCATACGCTGGTGGACTGGCCGATCAGCTATGCCGACCTGGAGCCGTACTACGACAAGGCCGAGTGGGAGCTCGGAATCTCCGGCCGGGGCAGCAACGTCGTCGATCGGCCGGAGTTGAACGAGAATCCCTGGGAGCCGCCACGCGCCCGCGACTATCCGATGCCGCCGCTGCGTCGTGGGGCAGCGGACCAGGACTTCGAGGACGCCTGCCGCCGGCTCGGCTTCCATCCGTTCCGGACGGCCGCCGCCATCGCGTCCGAACCCTTCAAGGGACGTCCGGCCTGCACCTACTGCGGTTTCTGCCATGGTTACCCGTGTCACATCGACGCCAAGACCTCAACCCATGTGGCCGCGCTTCCGGCCGGGATCGCCTCCGGAAACCTGGAGATCCGCGACTTCTGCCGGGTCTATCGGGTCAACCGCACATCGGTCGGCGACCGGGTGACCGGGGTGTCCTACTTCGACGACAGTGGGGAGTCGATCGAGGTCGAGGCCGATCGCGTCGTGCTGGCCTGCTATGCGTTGGAGAACGCCCGTCTGCTGCTCGCCTCGGACATCAACCGCAACGGTCAGGTCGGCAAGCACCTGATGACCCATGCCTTCGGGTTCTTCATGGGATTGACCAAGGAGCCGTCCAATCCCTACATGGGAACGCTGGTCGCTTCGACCTCGATCGAGGACTTCAGCGGCGAGTTGGTGCACGACCAGGACCCGTCGGTGTTGTGGGGTGCGCCGATCATCTCCTGGCCCGGTGACTATCAGCCGATCGAGATCGCGCACGCCATTCCCGCCACCGCTCCTCGGTGGGGGCGCGGCTTCAAGGACTGGATGCGGGACAACTACAACCACATCTGGTCGATGTATTCGCAGACGGCGAACATCCCCACCACGGAGACGTATGTCGATCTTGATCCACGACGTACCGATCCTTGGGGGCAACCCGCTCTGCGGATGACGCACGGCTGGGGTGATCATGATGCCCGGGCCGTCGAGTTCCTGCTGACCAAGAAGCGAGCGATCGCCCGCGAGATGGGCCTGACGACCTGGTGGGAGGAGACCACCCGTCCCGATTACCATCTGTCCACGCACGAGGTCGGCACCCATCGGATGGGGGACGATCCGGCGACCTCGGTTGTGGACCGGTTCGGCAGATCACACGAGTGCTCCAACCTGTATGTGATCGGCGGCGGCCAGTTCCCGAGCTACCACGGGTACAACCCGACCGAGACGATCTGGGCGCTGGCCTATCTGACCGTCGATCAGATGCTGGATCGGCCGATGCGAACCAGCACGATCCCTTCCGAACGGTTCGGCATCCGACCCACGGCCGGTGGTCAGCATGTCAATTGA
- a CDS encoding gluconate 2-dehydrogenase subunit 3 family protein encodes MITDPTPSAEDDHVVAADDLDGLTYFSDDQACTVEALTGRLIPGSPDDPGAIEAGVVYYIDRTVAGFSSDLQLLYRQGIAALNTFCAREFGSPFAGLGEQPQDEVIGRFLDHPHEAAAGVDGREATAIVRLLAVVREHTIEGFFCDPVYGGNRGAVGWRLVGFPGAYWGYSEDQMGRGFDGHSLPIKTLADLRSQLRQEKSSVGGDRPGKER; translated from the coding sequence ATGATCACTGATCCGACACCGTCGGCCGAGGACGACCACGTCGTAGCTGCCGACGATCTTGACGGTTTGACCTACTTCAGCGACGACCAGGCGTGCACGGTCGAGGCGCTGACCGGCCGCCTGATCCCGGGGAGCCCGGACGATCCGGGCGCCATCGAAGCCGGCGTCGTGTACTACATCGACCGCACCGTCGCAGGCTTCAGTTCCGACCTTCAATTGCTGTACAGGCAGGGGATCGCGGCATTGAACACGTTCTGCGCCCGTGAGTTCGGTTCCCCGTTCGCCGGTCTCGGCGAGCAGCCACAGGACGAGGTGATCGGCCGATTCCTCGATCATCCTCACGAGGCCGCCGCCGGCGTCGACGGCCGTGAAGCCACGGCGATCGTCCGGCTGCTTGCGGTGGTCCGGGAGCACACGATCGAGGGCTTCTTCTGCGACCCCGTCTACGGCGGGAATCGCGGCGCGGTCGGGTGGCGGCTGGTCGGCTTCCCGGGAGCGTACTGGGGCTACAGCGAGGACCAGATGGGTCGCGGATTCGACGGCCATTCCTTGCCGATCAAGACCCTGGCTGATCTGCGTTCTCAACTACGGCAGGAAAAATCGTCGGTCGGTGGCGACCGGCCGGGCAAGGAACGGTGA
- a CDS encoding sugar ABC transporter substrate-binding protein — MKIRKIRMHDTGSGRKRTVSTVSLVLIMIVILAGCGRGATAAIDPADKVTGKGLVIGWSQRSLAGSDWYKTLVSGGQQESSRLGAQLDVLDANQSTIQQIQDVRTLISKNVDVVVLNANDPLGVASAIKDLNAAGIPVVAVNSNLDPKLISGLHCYVAEDQVATGALAGREIAKKAIAKYGESGTIKLVGLGGFPGDVLSELRYRGFLKGYRAVMADYPKVHTVELPFRYGHWLPDQALAPIRDVATANPDLKIVYNESDVMQAGVRRGLQEAGLWGDKLLEGSYDGGMNAVGEMRSQPDGPLQATASNQPYDQGVAAIRMAVAAYNGDRSACPGRTKYIPTTVVTPDNADQYYDPRETHVRAKEQR; from the coding sequence GTGAAGATTCGCAAGATCAGAATGCACGACACCGGAAGCGGTCGGAAGCGGACAGTGTCGACGGTCTCGCTGGTGTTGATCATGATCGTGATCCTCGCCGGCTGCGGCCGCGGGGCCACGGCCGCCATCGATCCGGCCGACAAGGTCACCGGTAAAGGGCTGGTGATCGGCTGGTCGCAGCGCAGCTTGGCCGGCAGCGACTGGTACAAGACGCTGGTGTCCGGCGGTCAGCAGGAGTCGTCGCGGCTGGGGGCTCAGCTGGATGTGCTGGACGCCAACCAGAGCACGATCCAGCAGATCCAGGATGTTCGGACCTTGATCAGCAAGAACGTCGACGTCGTCGTCCTGAACGCCAACGATCCGCTCGGAGTCGCGAGCGCCATCAAGGACCTGAACGCGGCGGGCATTCCCGTCGTCGCGGTCAATTCCAATCTCGACCCGAAACTGATCTCGGGGCTGCACTGCTACGTCGCCGAGGACCAGGTGGCGACCGGCGCTCTCGCCGGGCGGGAGATCGCCAAGAAGGCCATCGCCAAGTACGGGGAGTCCGGGACGATCAAGCTGGTCGGGCTCGGCGGCTTCCCCGGTGATGTTCTCAGCGAGTTGCGCTATCGGGGCTTCCTGAAGGGGTACCGCGCGGTGATGGCCGACTACCCGAAGGTGCACACCGTCGAGCTGCCGTTCCGCTACGGCCATTGGCTGCCCGACCAAGCTTTGGCTCCGATCCGGGACGTGGCAACCGCCAATCCCGATCTGAAGATCGTTTACAACGAGAGCGACGTGATGCAGGCCGGGGTTCGGCGTGGCCTGCAGGAGGCGGGCCTGTGGGGCGACAAGCTCCTCGAGGGCTCCTATGACGGTGGAATGAACGCCGTCGGCGAGATGCGGAGCCAGCCCGACGGCCCGCTGCAGGCAACGGCGTCGAATCAGCCGTACGACCAGGGTGTGGCCGCGATCCGGATGGCGGTTGCCGCGTACAACGGCGATCGGTCAGCCTGCCCGGGCCGGACCAAGTACATCCCCACCACCGTCGTCACGCCGGACAACGCCGACCAGTACTACGACCCCCGTGAAACGCATGTGCGTGCCAAGGAGCAGAGATGA